In Hippoglossus stenolepis isolate QCI-W04-F060 chromosome 5, HSTE1.2, whole genome shotgun sequence, one genomic interval encodes:
- the tmem231 gene encoding transmembrane protein 231 encodes MAFYEVYSHPALIRYRTSVCTKASVFLVVVLGLTYIAPLLVAYRSQGFWIKVSSYEEQPVVRYQYQALLVAATGPLGDYVAWSTFPNLNRMLGAKLRIPGVSVREEDSNQDGKFDLLTFKLQLPLKAEEQVTSVQLLLTFSYQLFRMSTVVMQSLVYVQHSSSVPGAKLFISGDLRLQQRTPLPHRGLDNIYNVSVIDGSSPFASAYDLDDIIRRYQERNLSTVLSCPMPVWTVGRAAASPFELNAEIRYPVEVISYRPGFWETIKFAWIQYVSVLLIFVWLFERIQRFVFQNQVLTTVPIPVGKAHLS; translated from the exons ATGGCTTTCTACGAGGTGTATTCTCATCCGGCTTTGATTCGGTACAGGACGAGTGTTTGCACCAAGGCGTCCGTGTTCCTGGTCGTGGTTCTGGGCCTCACCTACATCGCTCCCCTGCTGGTCGCGTACCGGAGCCAAG GGTTCTGGATCAAAGTGAGCAGCTACGAGGAGCAGCCGGTGGTGCGGTACCAGTACCAGGCTCTGCTGGTGGCAGCTACCGGTCCCCTGGGGGACTACGTGGCCTGGAGCACCTTCCCCAACCTGAACCGCATGCTGGGGGCCAAGCTCCGGATCCCGGGCGTCTCT gtgagaGAAGAGGACTCAAACCAGGACGGCAAGTTCGACCTGCTGACCTTTAAACTGCAGCTGCCCCTGAAAGCAGAGGAGCAGGTGACCAGtgtccagctgctgctcaccttcagctaccagctcttc CGGATGTCCACGGTGGTGATGCAGAGCCTGGTCTATGTGCAGCACTCGTCTTCTGTCCCGGGAGCGAAGCTGTTCATCAGTGGAGacctgaggctgcagcagaggacgCCCCTGCCTCACCGAGGACTGGACAACATTTACAAT GTGTCTGTGATCGACGGCTCCAGCCCCTTTGCGAGTGCGTATGACctcgatgacatcatcaggagaTACCAGGAAAGAAACT TGAGCACAGTGCTGTCCTGTCCCATGCCAGTGTGGACAGTGGGACGAGCGGCTGCTTCTCCCTTTGAGCTCAATGCAGAGATCCGTTACCCAGTGGAGGTCATCAG CTATCGTCCCGGTTTCTGGGAAACTATCAAGTTCGCCTGGATCCAGTACGTCAGTGTCCTCCTCATCTTCGTGTGGCTCTTTGAACGGATCCAGAGATTTGTTTTCCAGAACCAGGTTCTGACCACCGTACCCATACCAGTGGGAAAAGCTCACCTGTCGTGA
- the gabarapl2 gene encoding gamma-aminobutyric acid receptor-associated protein-like 2 gives MKWMFKEDHSLEHRCVESAKIRSKYPDRVPVIVEKVSGSQIVDIDKRKYLVPSDITVAQFMWIIRKRIQLPSEKAIFLFVDKTVPQSSLTMGQLYDKEKDEDGFLYVAYSGENTFGYDAFHTTRG, from the exons ATGAAATGGATGTTTAAAGAGGATCATTCCCTCG aGCACCGATGTGTAGAGTCGGCCAAAATACGCAGCAAATATCCCGACAGAGTAccg GTGATAGTGGAGAAGGTCTCCGGCTCTCAGATAGTGGACATCGATAAGAGGAAGTACCTGGTGCcctctgacatcacagtggCCCAGTTCATGTGGATCATCAGGAAACGCATCCAGCTGCCTTCAGAGAAAGCCATCTTCCTCTTCGTCGACAAAACCGTGCCCCAGTCCAG tcTGACGATGGGCCAGCTCTACGACAAGGAAAAGGACGAGGACGGTTTCCTGTACGTGGCCTACAGCGGAGAGAACACCTTTGGTTACGACGCCTTTCACACAACACGTGGTTAA
- the adat1 gene encoding tRNA-specific adenosine deaminase 1 isoform X1: protein MADADEIARLCYARLEALPRRGRPEAGREWTLLAAVLQLRRGAASVKTEVVSLGTGTKCIGQTHMSPNGDVLNDSHAEVIARRGCIRYLLQQLHGAVSGDDSSVFCPSEEQGKWRLQPGVSFLFFTSHTPCGDASIIPMTDSPSQPCPPVASVKSRQGTEAGGDLKRKSEDPSEGPHTKLARVDKQETAETRTEDRGDTKTSFPSNSCKSEGPSQTHATETPEETVSHASAQLEIKTRGPSDSAGLSCRVPDIHRTGAKCVPGGAADPLQPGTGYHSTGVLRVKPGRGEPTLSLSCTDKLSRWAVLGFQGALLSHYLQEALYFSTVVVGKCPYSKEVMHRALVTRCSHVTDLPAGFSVSPPGLLQSSLEFRFSQAQTELQHQATQGRVSPCGAGSVIQPKICHAERIQPGSNLPISWCNVTEQPIDVTANGYKHGVTKKVVGTAKSRSLLCKLELFRSFLSLVSATEPSARPGSLRRTELQTYWDYKQASSSYQQAWQQLHSQAFPLWPRSDRNLLLFH, encoded by the exons ATGGCGGACGCGGATGAAATCGCCCGGTTGTGCTACGCGCGTCTGGAGGCGCTGCCCCGCAGAGGGAGGCCCGAGGCCGGCAGAGAGTGGACCCTGCTGGCCGCGGTGCTGCAGCTCCGCCGCGGCGCTGCGTCAG tTAAGACGGAGGTCGTTTCCCTGGGAACTGGAACCAAATGTATtggacagacacacatgagTCCTAATG GTGATGTCCTCAACGACAGTCATGCAGAAGTCATTGCCAGGAGAGGATGTATCAG gtacctgctccagcagctgcacgGGGCTGTGAGTGGAGACGACAGCTCTGTGTTTTGTCCGTCTGAGGAGCAGGGGAAGTGGAGGCTCCAGCCGGgagtttccttcctcttctttacCAGTCACACTCCCT GTGGTGACGCTTCCATCATCCCCATGACTGACAGCCCGTCTCAGCCCTGCCCCCCGGTCGCCTCTGTAAAGAGTCGTCAAGGGACGGAAGCAGGAGGAGACTTGAAAAGGAAATCTGAGGATCCAAGCGAAGGGCCACACACCAAGCTGGCTCGTGTGGACAAACAGGAGACGGCAGAGAccaggacagaggacagaggagacacaaaaacatcattCCCCTCAAATTCATGTAAAAGTGAAGGTCCGTCTCAGACTCATGCCACAGAAACACCAGAGGAAACTGTCTCACATGCTTCAGCACAGCTGGAGATAAAAACCAGAGGCCCCTCTGACAGCGCTGGACTGAGTTGTCGGGTCCCTGACATTCACAGAACGGGGGCCAAGTGTGTCCCTGGTGGCGCAGCCGACCCCCTGCAGCCCGGGACGGGGTACCACAGCACAGGGGTGCTTCGGGTGAAGCCTGGTCGAGGTGAACCGACTCTCTCCCTGTCCTGTACTGACAAACTGTCCCGTTGGGCAGTGCTGGGCTTCCAGGGTGCTCTGCTGTCCCATTACCTCCAGGAGGCGCTATACTTCAGCACGGTGGTGGTGGGGAAGTGCCCGTACAGCAAAGAGGTCATGCACAGAGCTTTGGTGACAAG ATGTTCCCATGTGACCGACCTCCCTGCTGGTTTCTCTGTGAGTCCACCAGGGCTGCTCCAGTCCAGCCTGGAGTTCCGCTTCAGCCAGGCCCAGACCGAGCTGCAGCACCAGGCCACACAGGGACGCGTCTCCCCCTGTGGGGCAGGTAGTGTTATACAGCCCAAGATCTGTCACGCAGAACGAATACAGCCAGGATCAAATCTAC CCATCAGTTGGTGTAATGTGACTGAACAGCCAATAGATGTCACTGCCAACGGCTACAAGCACGGAGTCACAAAGAAGGTGGTGGGCACAGCGAAATCCAG GTCTCTTCTGTGTAAACTGGAACTGTTCCGCTCATTCCTGTCTCTGGTTTCAGCCACGGAGCCGTCAGCACGCCCCGGCTCGCTCAG gaGAACCGAGCTGCAGACCTACTGGGACTACAAGCAGGCGTCCAGCTCGTACCAGCAGGCctggcagcagctgcacagcCAGGCGTTCCCTCTGTGGCCGCGCAGCGACAGAAACCTGCTTCTCTTCCACTGA
- the adat1 gene encoding tRNA-specific adenosine deaminase 1 isoform X2 yields the protein MADADEIARLCYARLEALPRRGRPEAGREWTLLAAVLQLRRGAASVKTEVVSLGTGTKCIGQTHMSPNGDVLNDSHAEVIARRGCIRYLLQQLHGAVSGDDSSVFCPSEEQGKWRLQPGVSFLFFTSHTPCGDASIIPMTDSPSQPCPPVASVKSRQGTEAGGDLKRKSEDPSEGPHTKLARVDKQETAETRTEDRGDTKTSFPSNSCKSEGPSQTHATETPEETVSHASAQLEIKTRGPSDSAGLSCRVPDIHRTGAKCVPGGAADPLQPGTGYHSTGVLRVKPGRGEPTLSLSCTDKLSRWAVLGFQGALLSHYLQEALYFSTVVVGKCPYSKEVMHRALVTRCSHVTDLPAGFSVSPPGLLQSSLEFRFSQAQTELQHQATQGRVSPCGAAISWCNVTEQPIDVTANGYKHGVTKKVVGTAKSRSLLCKLELFRSFLSLVSATEPSARPGSLRRTELQTYWDYKQASSSYQQAWQQLHSQAFPLWPRSDRNLLLFH from the exons ATGGCGGACGCGGATGAAATCGCCCGGTTGTGCTACGCGCGTCTGGAGGCGCTGCCCCGCAGAGGGAGGCCCGAGGCCGGCAGAGAGTGGACCCTGCTGGCCGCGGTGCTGCAGCTCCGCCGCGGCGCTGCGTCAG tTAAGACGGAGGTCGTTTCCCTGGGAACTGGAACCAAATGTATtggacagacacacatgagTCCTAATG GTGATGTCCTCAACGACAGTCATGCAGAAGTCATTGCCAGGAGAGGATGTATCAG gtacctgctccagcagctgcacgGGGCTGTGAGTGGAGACGACAGCTCTGTGTTTTGTCCGTCTGAGGAGCAGGGGAAGTGGAGGCTCCAGCCGGgagtttccttcctcttctttacCAGTCACACTCCCT GTGGTGACGCTTCCATCATCCCCATGACTGACAGCCCGTCTCAGCCCTGCCCCCCGGTCGCCTCTGTAAAGAGTCGTCAAGGGACGGAAGCAGGAGGAGACTTGAAAAGGAAATCTGAGGATCCAAGCGAAGGGCCACACACCAAGCTGGCTCGTGTGGACAAACAGGAGACGGCAGAGAccaggacagaggacagaggagacacaaaaacatcattCCCCTCAAATTCATGTAAAAGTGAAGGTCCGTCTCAGACTCATGCCACAGAAACACCAGAGGAAACTGTCTCACATGCTTCAGCACAGCTGGAGATAAAAACCAGAGGCCCCTCTGACAGCGCTGGACTGAGTTGTCGGGTCCCTGACATTCACAGAACGGGGGCCAAGTGTGTCCCTGGTGGCGCAGCCGACCCCCTGCAGCCCGGGACGGGGTACCACAGCACAGGGGTGCTTCGGGTGAAGCCTGGTCGAGGTGAACCGACTCTCTCCCTGTCCTGTACTGACAAACTGTCCCGTTGGGCAGTGCTGGGCTTCCAGGGTGCTCTGCTGTCCCATTACCTCCAGGAGGCGCTATACTTCAGCACGGTGGTGGTGGGGAAGTGCCCGTACAGCAAAGAGGTCATGCACAGAGCTTTGGTGACAAG ATGTTCCCATGTGACCGACCTCCCTGCTGGTTTCTCTGTGAGTCCACCAGGGCTGCTCCAGTCCAGCCTGGAGTTCCGCTTCAGCCAGGCCCAGACCGAGCTGCAGCACCAGGCCACACAGGGACGCGTCTCCCCCTGTGGGGCAG CCATCAGTTGGTGTAATGTGACTGAACAGCCAATAGATGTCACTGCCAACGGCTACAAGCACGGAGTCACAAAGAAGGTGGTGGGCACAGCGAAATCCAG GTCTCTTCTGTGTAAACTGGAACTGTTCCGCTCATTCCTGTCTCTGGTTTCAGCCACGGAGCCGTCAGCACGCCCCGGCTCGCTCAG gaGAACCGAGCTGCAGACCTACTGGGACTACAAGCAGGCGTCCAGCTCGTACCAGCAGGCctggcagcagctgcacagcCAGGCGTTCCCTCTGTGGCCGCGCAGCGACAGAAACCTGCTTCTCTTCCACTGA